AGATTGATATTGTACCAATTGAATATTACTTTGCGTTTATCGTAAATGCTCAAACTGGTGTGTTGAAGCAATGGGTTAAAAACGGAATGAAAGAAACAAAGCATGAAGTAGCAACCTATGCATATACACTTGCTTATAATGGTCCACTTAAATTGATGCACGCTTCTATAAAAGAGAGATTAAATCAATAAAGAAATTAGCAATAAATGAAAGAAAATAATATGAATCGCTGGTGATAATATGAAAATTTTTACAATTGGACATTCAACATATACGACAAATGAATTTTTAGAAATGCTGAAAGAAGCCAATATTGATTATCTGGTAGATATTCGCGCTTTTCCGTACAGTAAGAAACATCCTCAGTTTAATGGGGATGTGCTAGCTGACGCATTAAATCAACATAATATCGAGTATCAGCATATCGAACAACTCGGAGGTAGACGAGGTCAGTCTGGTGAGGTAGGAGAGTCGTTAAACGCTGCATGGAACAATGCTTCATTTCATAACTATGCCGATTATACTTTAGAAGAAGATTTTAAATATGGAATTGAGAATTTATTGAATATTGCAGAGCAGTATAATGTTACAATTATGTGTTCAGAAAGACATCCTGCACGATGTCATCGATTAATTATCAGTAATTATTTAGTAGCTCATGAACATGATGTTACACATATTATAAGAAGTAATCAGTCAGTGACTTTAGAAGAGCACAAATTAGGACAATGGGGTGCAATGCCGATTATTGAAGAGGATGCCGAAGTTGTATATCCAGATTTGAGTGATAACAAATAAAAAGAGTCGAGAACATAAGTAATTTTTTATACCATAATTACTTATGTCCTAGGCTCATTTTTTTATTTCCTAGGTGATATGAATATCAATTGTTAGTAATTGCAAACTATACCACGTACTTTATGCTTTCCTGAAGGTAGTTTCTTCTTACCTTGTATTCCGAAATATTCTTCTAATGTAACGCTATTTGCTTTAATACGTTTTGCATGCGTAGCTCCTACATAACGTATATGCCATGGTTCGTACATAAAGCCTGTGATGTTTTCCTTTCCTTTTAAATACCGGATGATAAATCCGTATTTATGGGCATTTTTCTGTAAGTAATTCGATGCTTTAGTATATTCAAATGCAGTGGTTAAAGTACCGTAATTTGTGCCATCTTTAATGTCCATGGCAAGCCCCAATTGATGTTCACTCGTACCAGGTCTTGCTGAAATACGGTTGGCATAAGCTTGTCCATAAGTGTAAACATAATTATTATACAAATATTGCTGTGTCGCATAGGATCTAAAACCATATGCACCGGGCTGGCCTACAATATCCAGTATAATACCTTGTCTTTTCGCATTGGCTTTCATTTTGTTATACGCTTTAATCATCAATTTATTTGCACCTGGATTGTATTTATGAGACATTGCATACTTCTTATTCGCTATTGGAACGTTGTTAATCCTAGAAACTGCTTTGTTACTTACTGAAATGTAACAACTTTTAGTAGTTACCGCTTGAACATCATGCATTGGAAATAGTGATGAGATAATAATTAAACTTGCTGATGATAAAATAATGAATGGTTTCATCGTGATTTCTCCGGTTTGTATATAATTTCCAAATTAATTATATGATTCAAATTTAAATTATTCAATATTCAATATTGAGAAATACGATAATGATTACTTATCAAACTTTTGTAAGCGTTTTAAAAATAATTCTTGTTATTTTCGATTTTCCGATTATTATATAGTCTATGGATTATAAAATAAATGCGATAGAAATTCGAATTGACGGAGTGAAAAACATTGAATAATAAAAAATTAAGCTTGTTTTCTTTAATAACGATGGTAATCGGCGCCATGATTGGTGGAGGTGCCTTTAATTTAATTTCAGACATGGGTGCACAGGCGGGTGGTCTTGCGATTATCATTGGATGGATAATTACAGGTGTAGGTATGATTACGTTAGCTTTAAGCTTCCAGAACTTAACGAATGTAAGAGCTGATTTAGACGGGGGCATATATAGCTATGCTAAAGCTGGATTTGGCGATTATATGGGCTTTAATGCGGCCTGGGGATATTGGTTTAGCACGTTACTTGGGAATGTTGCATATGGTACACTATTGATGACGGCACTTGGTACTTTTATTCCTACATTTGAAGGTGGACATAATGTTCCGAGTATAGTATTCGCTTCAGTAATCTTATGGGGTGTTTTATATTTAATATCTAAAGGGGTTAAGAATGCTGCATTTGTTAATACGGTTGTAACGATTGCAAAACTCGTTCCAATCTTCGCGTTTATTATTACGCTGATAGCTGTTTTTAATTTTGATACCTTTATGAAAGGTTTTTATGGTATGACGGCGCAAGGTGGGAAGTCTTTTGACTTCTTAGACACGATGGCTCAAGTTAAAAGTACGATGGTGGTAACGGTATGGGCGTTCCTAGGAGTTGAAGGGGCTGTCGTTTTCTCAAGTCGTGCTAAAACGAGAAGTGATGTAGGTAAAGCGACAATCATTGGTCTTGTCAGCGTGTTGATTATCTATATATTGATTACAATCCTCGCACAAGGGGTGATTGTTCAGAATAAGATCGAAACATTGAGCAACCCTTCAATGGCTGCTGTTATGGAGCATATTGTAGGAAAATGGGGTTCAGTATTTATCAATATTGGGCTCATGATTTCGGTAATGGGTGCATGGCTCGGTTGGTCACTACTTGCTGCAGAAGTACCGAACTTAGCTGCAAAAGATAAAATATTCCCAGCCTGGTTTGGTAAAGACAATAAAAATGGGGCACCTGTTAATTCAGCATTCGTTACATTTTTGATTATTCAGGCATTCTTTATCACGTTATTATTTACTGATAAAGCATATAAATTTGCCTTTAGCCTATCATCTTCAGCAATTCTTTTACCTTATGCATTTAGTGCATTTTATCAGTTGAAGTATAGCATGCAACATAAACTGCCAGCTAAACAAATTATTATAGGAAGTATCGCTTCTATTTATAGTATTGGATTAGTACTTGCAGCTGGAATTGAATACTTATTATTAACGATGATGTTGTTTTTCCCTGGTATATTTGTATATCGCCTTGTTCAGAAGAAACATAGTAGAGCAGTGACAAATGTCGATAAGATGATCTTTGTTGCACTAGGCATCTTCTCGGTAATAGGCATTTACTATTTAGCGAGTGGCATGAGTACTGTATTTTAGTTAAATGACAAGATTAAGGAGGAAATTATGAAAATTATTATTAGAATGATTCTTGGTATATTATTCACCTTCGCAGGGATATTACATTTCTTACGTGAACCCAATTTCACGAAGATTATTCCGTCGTATATTCCATTTAAGAAAGAGATTACGTATATTACAGGTGTTATGGAAGTGATAATGGGGATATATTTATGCATGAAACGTCCAGGTGATAATGCGAAGAAATGGATCAATCGCTTCTTACTGGCAGTACTTCCTGCAAACGTCTATATGGCGAGAAAGCAGCTTCCACTTGGTGATAAGCAGTTGTCTCAACCTGTACTCTATGGAAGATTACCATTACAGTTTGTATTGATGAAATTGATAAAGTGGTTGTAGTATATTTATAAAAAGCAGCTAAAGCGTGTATACACTTTAGCTGTTTTTTGTATTACGCTGTAATTCAATTAGTTGTTTATTTTGTTTAACGATTTCATCTGTGTTCCGTCTTATTTTATAGATGTCCATAAATGATAAGAAAAACATGATCATTATTACGATTCCAATAATAGTATTTCCCATTCAAACCAACACCTTTCTTTTGGTATATTATACCATAAATGTTATAGTGTTGATTGAAGTGATGATTATTTATATTCACTAATACTTTGTATTAATGTTTTTACCTCATCGTTGATAGTTTCATCCTGGAACCATCCATCTTCTCTTTCGATACGTTTGTTATAACTGATAAGCAGTTGCCATTCATCTGTTAAAGTAGCGCCCATAATACTTAAGTGTCTATTTAACGCTTCCATTGCATACTTCCCGATTGGAGAATGAATGACAAAGGCGGTCGGTTTCTGCATTAGGGTAGATTCAGACAGCATCCATTCTAGTGCATTCTTTAAGATTGCTGGCACACCTCCCATATATTCTGGACTCACAATAACTAGAAAATCTGCATTCTTCACTTTCTCTCTCATTTGATTAACGACTGAGTAATACTCCTGATATTCTGTTTGTGGATTAAAGAGTGGTAACTCTTTTATTTCATGGATTACTTCAAACGTATGTCCTTTAACTTCTAGCTCTTGGCCAATCTTTTCAAGGACCTTTAAGTTCGTTGAGTTTTCATAAGGGTTCCCGCTTATACCTACAATTTTCATAATTTCACCTGCTCGTATTATTGTTTTGTAATTAGACAGTAACGGTATCATTAGAAATAATCAAGAATTTGGTTTAATATATCAAATAAATATTAAGTAAATCACTTTCAAAAGTATATTAACTATTATTAAATAGAGATATGACTGAGTATAGAAATTTATGTATATAGATTGGAGATAGCGATGACTTTATTTAATAACTTGGAATGGACGAGAGAACCAAATCATTATGAAATTTCACATGAAACAATAAAGATAATGACAGAGCCCCATACTGATCTTTGGCAAAGAACATATTATGGATTCCGGAATGATAATGCGCCGGTGCTTCAAATGACGAGCGATGAACGTTTCTTTTCTTTTACCGTAAAGACGCAATTTAATACGAAACATCGATTTGATCAATGTGGTATTGCGTTATATCTGAATAGTGATAATTGGTTAAAAGCTTCAATTGAATACGAGAACAAAGATTTCCAGCGACTTGGGAGCGTTGTCACGAATGATGGATACTCTGACTGGGCTTCATTTGATATTGATAGTTCTGTTAAAGAGATGTGGTATCGTCTGAGTCGTCGCGAATCGGATTACTGTATCGAATATTCTGAAGATGGAAGTCGATTTAAACAGATGAGAATTTGTCATCTGAATCAAGGAGATGGAGAGATCAGGTTTGGTATTTATGCATGTTCTCCTGAAGATTCTTCATTTGAAGCGGTATTTACGAACATGGAAGTTGGACCGTGTAAGTGGGAACAGCATGTTTAATCATATATAGGCGAGGTTATTTGACAGAAGGAGCATCTTCATTTAATATACCCCTATAGGTATTTAAGAGGAGGAGTTGTATGTTTTCATTTTTTAAATCTGTACCATCTATTACAACGACAGAATTAGAATCGTTATTACAGCAAAAAGTTAATCTCATAGACGTTAGAACACCTGCAGAGTTTAAAGCGGGGCATATTAGAGGAGCTAAGAATGTTCCGTTACCTTATGTTGAGGATTATAAAGGACAAGGTCCTGTCTATGTAATCTGTCAATCTGGTATGCGTAGTAAACGTGCAGCTAAAGTCATGAAGAAGAATGGTATTGATGTTACAAATGTTCGTGGTGGAATGAGCGCTTGGCGTGGTAAGCGCGTTCAAGGTAAGAAATAGTGATCAGATTATCTGATTGCTATTTTTTTGTGACAAAAATCAGACGATTTATAAAGATGTATTTAAAATATAACTTTAAAGTGTATAATCGATTTATAGACTACGGATAAAATCAATGGGGTGAGGATATGATCGATTATAATGAGAAACCGTTCATCGTCATTTGGGAAGTGACAAGAGCTTGTGAGTTACATTGTTTACACTGTCGTGCAGAAGCGCAACTTAATAGAAATCCATATGAGCTATCAACAGAGGAAGGTAAAGCATTGATTGATGATATTGCGAAGATGGATGGGCCTATGCTGGTGTTTACCGGAGGAGATCCATTGATGCGTGATGATATATTTGAACTCAGCGCTTATGCTGTAGAAAAAGGTGTCCGTGTATCAATGACACCGAGTGCGACTCCGAATGTAACAAAGGAGAATATGGAACGTGCAAGAGATGTTGGTTTGGCGCGCTGGGCCTTTAGTATTGATGGTCATACGAAAGAGATCCATGATCATTTCAGAGGTACTGAAGGCAGCTTCGACTTAACGATGCGTGCCATCGATTACTTAAAGGAATTAAAGATGCCGCTTCAGATTAATACTGTTATCAGCCGATATAATATTGATTATTTAGAAGAGATGGCAGAGATGGTTGAAGCGCTAGGCTGTGTGTTATGGAGTGTATTCTTCTTAGTCCCTACAGGACGTGGAAAGACAGAAGATATGGTTTCTCCTGAAGAACATGAGCGTGTGTTTAGATTCTTGAATAAATTAAGAAAAACAGCATCGTTCGGTATTAAGACGACATCAGCGCAACACTATCGTCGTGTCGTATTACAAGAACAAATTCGTGACATGAAGAAAAAAGGGACGTTCGATGCGATAAAGTATGAAGATAGTTTAACGACGATGGATATTAATACGATTGACGGGTTAGGACGCGCACCAAAAGGGGTTAATGATGGGAATGGTTTTGTATTCGTATCTCATTTAGGGCACGTCTATCCAAGTGGATTACTCCCTGTAAATTGTGGTAATGTCAGACATCAGCCATTAAGTGAGATATATGTCGATTCTCCCATTCTTCAAAACTTACGTAATCCCGATCTCTTTAAAGGTAAATGTGGAATGTGTGAATTCCGATATGTATGTGGAGGTTCAAGAAGTCGTGCGTATGCAGTAACAGGTGATTATATGGAATCAGAGCCTTATTGTGTATATCAACCGAAAGCATGGATTAGACATAAACGTAGTTTACAGTTGAAGGGTTAATAAATAGAGTTATGAATTTATCATTTAGAAGAGGCTATTTAAAAAATATTGAATCATTCTACGTTTGTCGGGTATAAGTATTAAAAAAGGATGATTTTATGAATAGAACACGATTAATTGCTACAGCAGTAACAGCAGGTTTTATTGGAGGCATGGTGAAAATGGGTTATGAGAATCTATTACCGCCAAGAACACCTGAAAGGGAAAAGGAAACACCACCTGAAACTTTATTAAGACAAGCAGGTGTGCCTGAAAGTATTAGAAACTTTACTTACACTTATTCAGGGCAGCAACTGCCACTTACTACTTATATCGTACATCATAGTTTTTCAATAGGAGCAGCTGTACCTTATGCGCTATTAAAAGATAAACTTCCAGTGCTTTCTTTAGGAAAAGGAAGTCTTTATGGAACAGGTGTATTTGTACTATTTCATGAGTTGATACTGCCACTGACAAAAACAATACCAGCACCTAAAGATCAACCATTTGAAGAACATTTTTCAGAGTTGTTAGGCCATATCGTCTGGATGTATACAATAGATCGTATTTTAAAAAGTGAAATGAAATAAAATAAGCTATAAATTAAATATAAAAATGGATTCTAGACAATTGTGTTTAGAATCCTTTTTTAGAAATAAAATATCATTTTTTTATTAAAATTTGAGCATATTCCTTTCGATGTTACATAATCTGATGTTATACTATTTGAGTAACATTGATGGAGGTCATTATGAATAAATCGAATCCAATTAAACACCTTTCAGACATTGAGAAATTCAAATCATATTTCGAACATCATGAGCGAGATTGGTTATTATTTTCGATTGGTATTAATATCCCTGTAAAAACAAATACGCTATTATCGCTTAAACCTTCAGAGCTTAATCGTGAAGAAGATTTATATTATTTTATCGTAAATGAACATACGATTTATTTAAGTGAAGAAATTAGTGATAGACTTCGTGCTTATATAGTAGAACATGCTATTTCTGATGATGAATACATATTTAAATCGACTAAAACAAAGCGTGTATTAACGCGTCAGCAATTTCATAGAATATTAACTGATGCAAAAAAAGATGTCCATTATTCGGGAGTATTAGGGTCTCAGGCTCTTAAAAAGACATTCGCATATCAAGCATATGTACAAGGTGTGGATATTCGTCAAATTCAGCAAATTTGCGGACATCATACAAAAGCTGAAACGTATAAATTTATCGATGTTAATTATGAAGATGCACGATTTATTCAATTAAATTTATAGAGAGGATGTGTTGCATGTTATTTTTAATTTTTTTAGCAGGACTTTTATTATTATTATTTCTCCAACTATTAGATCCATTTATTAGAAAACCAGTCTTTGGAATTGTTACTTTATGTTATCCCCTTGTATCATTAATTATTTTTTTAAGTTCTCCAGAGCGTATAGAGAATACATATTCATGGATTCCTTCAGCACAGCTTTTTATATCGTTTAAACGGGATCCGATATCCGATTTATTTTTCGTCTTAATATCCGTAATAAGTATCATCGTAATATTTTATAGTTTGTTCTACATGAATACTTATAAACGCCATCTTTATTTTTATAGTTCTTTACTCCTTTTTATCTTTTCAATGTACGGTATCGTACTCGCTAATCATTTAATCGTATTATATTTTTTCTGGGAACTTACGAGTGTTGCAAGCTTTTTATTGATTGCATTCACAAATCATCGCAATGCTTCATTCGAAGGCGCATTGAAATCGTTTATCATTACAGTGATTGGTGGTTCAATCATGCTTGTAGGATTTATAATACTAGGCGCACTGTATGGTACGTTCCAAATCGATGAAATTTTAGATGCTGCTCATTCTGCTGATACTTTAATGCTGGTTGCGCTTGTCTTTATTTTGTTCGGTGCATTTACAAAATCAGCACAATTTCCGTTTCACATCTGGTTACCCGATGCAATGGAAGCACCGACTCCTGTGAGTGCATTACTTCATTCAGCAACGATGGTTAAAGCGGGGATATATTTATTGATCAAATTAATGCCGCTCTATTATGGGTACCATTCTTTATCGACTGTAATCATAGCTGTAGGTATCACAACGATGCTGATGGGAAGCTTTGTAGCAATCACAAAACATGATTTAAAAGGGGTACTCGCATATTCAACGATTAGTCAGCTCGGAATGATGATGACGCTTATAGGTGTAATAACGTTAAATAGTACATATGTAGATGAGCACGTGAGAACAATCGGATTCACTGCTTTAATATTTCTGATTGTAAGTCATGCATGTTATAAAGCGACTTTATTTATGGGGACGGGCGTTATTGATTTACATATGAAAACTCGTGATTTAAGAAAGTTATCGGGTTTAAGGCATACATTGCCGATTACCTTTATAACCATGACTATTAGCGCGCTCGCAATGGCTGGTGTTCCGTTTTTTAGTGGTTATATTGCAAAAGAAATGTTTATCACAACGTTATATGAGTTGAAACAAGAACATATTTTATTAATGATTCTATTAATATTAGCGGTCATTGGAAGCATAGGAACATTTATCTACTCGTTTATATTGATTATTCGTCCATTCTTCGGTCCTATTACAACTCAAAGTATAGATTTTAAAACAAAGTGGATAACGCTAGGTCAGATCATCTTGTCTATTTGTACGCTCGGCCTGTTCTTTGTTCCAAATGTTTTACGAGATATTACAGAGAATATTGCTTTACATGAAATTCATCCAATAAAAGTATGGCACGGATTTAATGGTCCTCTCTTTTTAACGTTATTTATCTTTACAATCGGAGCCGTCATTTTATACCACAAATACTATACAAAACTCTATGGATTATTTGAAATGTACAATATTAATCTACTGTATGAAGGCAGTGGTAAAGTACTTAAACGAATATCTCGGTATGTCATTAAACGAGTAACACAAGGTAATTTAAGTACGTATATCATATACTTTTTAATCTTTATATTGATTTTCACATTACCATTCACGCGCTCTTTATTAAAACTTAAAGCAACTGTAGATTTCACTGCTCCAGTATATATTTACATCATCAGCTTTATTATGATGACGAGTGCGATGAATATATTATTTGTAAAAAATAGAATGGCTGCAGTCGTATTAGTAGGTGTAGTAGGTTATGGCGTAAGTATTTTCTTCATGCACTTGCATGCACCTGATCTGGCACTAACCCAGCTTGTGATAGAAACGATTACAACTGTATTATTTCTCGCTTGTTTTTATTACTTACCAAATTTAAAGAAAGATATGACTCCGCTTCCTTTTAAAGTGATAAAGCACGTTATTGCACTGAGCATGTCATTATTTGTCGGGTTGTTAATGATAAAGAGTGACAGTATGAATGTATTTCCTACTATTGCTGATTACTATAATGATAGTTATAAACTTACTGGGGCAAAGAATATCGTAAATAGTATACTTGGTGATTTTAGAGCATTTGATACGTTATTAGAGGGTGTTGTAATTATGATTGTCGGATTAGGTATTTATACAATATTGAGGAAAGGAAGAGTTGATGAGAGAAAATGATCTATTACTGGAAAATATATCTAAGATAGTGATATATATTATTTTGACCTTTGGATTTTATATATTCTTTAATGGACATAATGCACCAGGGGGTGGATTTGTCGGTGGGCTCGTATTTAGTTCAGCATTTATTTTAATGTTTTTGACTTTCGATGCGAAACGTATAAAAAAAATACTGCCGTTTCAGTTTCATCGTTTAATAACAGTTGGAAGTTTAATATCTATATCAGTGATGATCGTACCTGTGTTCTTTGGCCATGAACTATTGTTCCATGAAGATTTATATGTTGAATTGCCGATAATACATGAAATTCACTTGTCGTCTGTTACTATATTTGAGTTCGGTATTTTACTGACTGTAATAGGAGTAGTGATGACAGTATTATTGTCAATAGTAGGTGAGTCATCATGACATTACTTGTTATTGTTACAATGCTCCTTGTGTACGTAGGTATGAATTTAATATTATCAAAAGGGCTGATCAGAATTGTATTAGGCACGAGTATATTAAGTCATGCGGCACATCTTTTCTTAATATATATGAGCTTTAATAATGGGGAGTTCCCGTTTGACAAAGCCTCTAAAACTCAAGTTGATGCAATTCCGCAAGCTTTGATTTTAACTGCAATTGTCATTAGTTTTGCGACTACAGCATTATTGCTCGTGTTAGTTTATAGGAACCATCAGTTAAATAAAGATAATGATGTCGAACATCTAGGTGGTGCAAATGAATAATTTAATAATTATCCCCGTTATAGTTCCAATATTGCTTGGTATACTGGCATTTAAGACCGTTACTCAGTATCGTATTACAATAAGCGGATTAATCACATTAATATTGATGATGTGTTATATGCTGGTACAAACTGTAACGTCTCCAATCATTTTGAACCTAGGTGGTCACAAAATGCCATATGGTATACAGCTCTATGGAGATTTTGTAAGTTTGATGCTGACACTAGTATCAACGATTGTAGTTACAGCTGTATTATTCTATCAATCTTTAAATCACTCGTTGCAGCAAAAGGTACCTTTTATATTGTTTATATTAGCGGGTATTAATGGTTCGTATTTAACAGCTGACATCTTTAATTTGTTTGTAATGTTTGAAGTGATGCTATTAGCCTCATTTATATTGATTGTAATAGAGAAGAAGAGCGTTCAATTTAAAGCAAGTATTATATATGTGATATTGAACTTAATAGGTTCCTGGATTTTTCTCATTGCAATCGGAATATTATATCGAAGCTATGGTACATTAAGTTTTGCTCATTTAGCTGAACGTATGAATGAAGTCGGATATATACAGGAACACCTTATAATTATCATATTATTTTTAATCGTCTTCAGTTTAAAGTCGGCTTTACTTATCTTTATATGGTTACCTAGAACTTACAGTGTACTATCTTTTGAACTAGGTGCAATATTTGCAAGCTTATTAACAAAAGTCGGCGTATATGCCATTTATAGAATCATGACGATTGTTTTCGTACCCTATCAAGATATAATGCAGCAAGTGCTTCTTGCTATGTCTATGCTCACAATTATCAGTGGCATTTTTGGCGTAATAAAAAATACAGATATGAAGCTCATGTTCTGTTATCAAATCATTATTTCAATCGGTATATTATGTTATGGGATTGCAACGTTTACCTCAACTGGAATTACCGGCACAATTTTGTATATGACAAACGATATCCTTATTAAAGCGTGTTTGTTTTTAATTGGTGGATTAATCGTCGAGAGTTTAGGTGTAATCAATTTTACTCAAAATCACGGGCTTTCAAAGACGATAACGAAAACAACATATATATTTTTGTTTATCGTTTTTAGTGTGGGTGGTATGCCATTTACAGGAGGATTTCCTGGGAAATTGATGATTATTCAAGCAGCAATAGAACAAAAAATGTACATCTCAAGTGTAATGGTGGTAATCGGTACTTTTGCTGGTATGTACGCAATGATGAGGTTATTTATTCATCTCTTCTTTGGGGAGAATGAAATAACAAGTTTAAAAGATAGAAAATACAATAAAAAACTTGCTGTTATCGTCTTTTTACTATTTATATCGTTCTCGTTTGTTTTTACATCCGAAGTAATGATTGAACAAATTGGGCAAGTTCAGCAAGAAACTTACATTCAACATGCACAGAAAGCAGGTGAGTGATATACAAGTTTTATTAAATTTATTTATAGCCTTGATATGGGTATTAATGGTGGACGAAGATCAGATATATATTTCAACTTTCGTTAAAGGCTATTTGATTGGTATCGTTATTATTTATATAATGCATCGTTTTTTAGGAACGAAGTTCTATTTATTTAAAGTCATTTCTCTTATAAAGTTACTGTTGTTGTTCAACATTGAA
Above is a window of Macrococcoides canis DNA encoding:
- the mbhE gene encoding hydrogen gas-evolving membrane-bound hydrogenase subunit E, which codes for MNTYKRHLYFYSSLLLFIFSMYGIVLANHLIVLYFFWELTSVASFLLIAFTNHRNASFEGALKSFIITVIGGSIMLVGFIILGALYGTFQIDEILDAAHSADTLMLVALVFILFGAFTKSAQFPFHIWLPDAMEAPTPVSALLHSATMVKAGIYLLIKLMPLYYGYHSLSTVIIAVGITTMLMGSFVAITKHDLKGVLAYSTISQLGMMMTLIGVITLNSTYVDEHVRTIGFTALIFLIVSHACYKATLFMGTGVIDLHMKTRDLRKLSGLRHTLPITFITMTISALAMAGVPFFSGYIAKEMFITTLYELKQEHILLMILLILAVIGSIGTFIYSFILIIRPFFGPITTQSIDFKTKWITLGQIILSICTLGLFFVPNVLRDITENIALHEIHPIKVWHGFNGPLFLTLFIFTIGAVILYHKYYTKLYGLFEMYNINLLYEGSGKVLKRISRYVIKRVTQGNLSTYIIYFLIFILIFTLPFTRSLLKLKATVDFTAPVYIYIISFIMMTSAMNILFVKNRMAAVVLVGVVGYGVSIFFMHLHAPDLALTQLVIETITTVLFLACFYYLPNLKKDMTPLPFKVIKHVIALSMSLFVGLLMIKSDSMNVFPTIADYYNDSYKLTGAKNIVNSILGDFRAFDTLLEGVVIMIVGLGIYTILRKGRVDERK
- a CDS encoding MnhB domain-containing protein, which gives rise to MRENDLLLENISKIVIYIILTFGFYIFFNGHNAPGGGFVGGLVFSSAFILMFLTFDAKRIKKILPFQFHRLITVGSLISISVMIVPVFFGHELLFHEDLYVELPIIHEIHLSSVTIFEFGILLTVIGVVMTVLLSIVGESS
- a CDS encoding proton-conducting transporter transmembrane domain-containing protein, which translates into the protein MNNLIIIPVIVPILLGILAFKTVTQYRITISGLITLILMMCYMLVQTVTSPIILNLGGHKMPYGIQLYGDFVSLMLTLVSTIVVTAVLFYQSLNHSLQQKVPFILFILAGINGSYLTADIFNLFVMFEVMLLASFILIVIEKKSVQFKASIIYVILNLIGSWIFLIAIGILYRSYGTLSFAHLAERMNEVGYIQEHLIIIILFLIVFSLKSALLIFIWLPRTYSVLSFELGAIFASLLTKVGVYAIYRIMTIVFVPYQDIMQQVLLAMSMLTIISGIFGVIKNTDMKLMFCYQIIISIGILCYGIATFTSTGITGTILYMTNDILIKACLFLIGGLIVESLGVINFTQNHGLSKTITKTTYIFLFIVFSVGGMPFTGGFPGKLMIIQAAIEQKMYISSVMVVIGTFAGMYAMMRLFIHLFFGENEITSLKDRKYNKKLAVIVFLLFISFSFVFTSEVMIEQIGQVQQETYIQHAQKAGE
- a CDS encoding NADH-quinone oxidoreductase subunit K, with translation MTLLVIVTMLLVYVGMNLILSKGLIRIVLGTSILSHAAHLFLIYMSFNNGEFPFDKASKTQVDAIPQALILTAIVISFATTALLLVLVYRNHQLNKDNDVEHLGGANE